A genomic segment from Malus domestica chromosome 05, GDT2T_hap1 encodes:
- the LOC103436235 gene encoding proline-rich protein 4 has protein sequence MKILQKCFWLCLLFVSFSHAEQTVEVVGVGECTDCARNNIKTSHAFSGLRVTIDCKPENGHFKTRGVGELNEQGEFKVSLPKEIVKEENQLKEECYAQLHSALAAPCAAHDGLKSTKIVFKSKASDGTQTFGVTGGNLKFSPVTCTSAFFWPHKKHPLFSKLPPLPKLPPFPKSHPIFGHPFPFPPKVLPPFPPKVFPPKIPIFKKPLPPPVPIYKKPLPPPVPVYKKPVPPPVPVYKKPHPPPVPIYKKPLPPPVPVYKKPNPPPVPVYKKPYPPPTPIYKKPLPPPVPVYKKPNPPPVPVYKKPCPPPKPIYKKPLPPPVPIYKKPLPPPVPVYKKPLPPPVPIYKKPLPPPVPIYTKPLPPPIPIYKKPLPPLVPIYKKPFPPPVPIYTKPLPPPIPIYTKPLPPPIPFYKPKPHPFFKPLPPLPKIPHPFFKKPPLPPLHPKYYFPHPKPKLPLIPKIP, from the exons ATGAAGATTCTCCAGAAGTGCTTCTGGCTGTGTCTGCTTTTTGTGAGCTTTAGCCATGCTGAGCAGACAGTTGAGGTAGTAGGGGTTGGAGAATGTACTGACTGTGCTCGGAATAACATTAAGACTAGCCATGCCTTTTCTG GTCTTCGTGTAACAATTGACTGCAAGCCCGAAAATGGGCACTTCAAAACAAGAGGAGTTGGGGAGCTCAATGAACAGGGAGAGTTCAAAGTCTCACTTCCTAAAGAGATTGTGAAAGAAGAAAACCAATTAAAAGAGGAATGTTATGCCCAACTCCACAGTGCATTAGCTGCCCCTTGTGCTGCCCATGACGGCCTAAAATCCACGAAAATAGTCTTCAAGTCCAAGGCAAGTGATGGGACACAAACCTTTGGAGTGACTGGTGGAAATCTCAAATTTTCCCCTGTGACTTGCACTTCTGCCTTCTTTTGGCCTCACAAGAAGCACCCACTTTTTTCCAAATTGCCACCTTTGCCTAAGTTGCCACCTTTCCCTAAATCTCACCCAATTTTTGGACACCCATTCCCATTCCCTCCTAAGGTGTTACCTCCATTCCCACCTAAGGTCTTCCCTCCAAAAATTCCAATCTTCAAGAAGCCTCTTCCTCCACCAGTGCCAATCTACAAGAAGCCTCTCCCTCCACCAGTGCCGGTATACAAGAAGCCGGTCCCTCCCCCCGTCCCGGTCTACAAGAAGCCTCACCCTCCGCCCGTCCCAATCTACAAGAAACCTCTCCCTCCACCCGTTCCAGTCTATAAGAAGCCTAACCCTCCACCAGTCCCAGTATACAAGAAACCTTACCCTCCACCAACACCAATCTACAAGAAACCTCTCCCTCCTCCCGTCCCAGTCTATAAAAAGCCTAACCCTCCACCAGTCCCAGTATACAAGAAGCCTTGCCCTCCACCAAAACCAATCTACAAGAAACCTCTCCCTCCACCAGTCCCAATCTATAAAAAGCCTCTTCCACCACCAGTTCCAGTATACAAGAAGCCACTTCCACCACCAGTCCCCATATACAAGAAGCCACTTCCACCACCAGTCCCAATATACACAAAGCCACTTCCACCACCAATCCCAATATACAAGAAGCCACTTCCACCACTAGTCCCCATATACAAGAAGCCATTTCCACCACCAGTCCCAATATACACAAAGCCACTTCCACCACCAATCCCAATATACACAAAGCCACTTCCACCTCCCATCCCATTCTACAAGCCAAAGCCACATCCATTCTTTAAGCCTCTCCCTCCATTGCCAAAGATTCCTCATCCATTCTTTAAGAAACCACCACTCCCACCACTCCACCCAAAATATTACTTCCCCCACCCAAAGCCCAAGCTTCCTCTCATCCCCAAAATCCCATAA